One window of the Verrucomicrobiota bacterium genome contains the following:
- a CDS encoding very short patch repair endonuclease encodes MPDVFTKAKRSDVMSRIRSRGNKDTELALATLLRRQGFTGWRRQIQIRASPRRGE; translated from the coding sequence GTGCCTGACGTGTTCACCAAAGCGAAGCGCAGCGATGTGATGTCGCGCATCCGCTCGCGCGGGAACAAGGACACGGAGCTGGCGCTGGCGACCTTGCTCCGACGGCAGGGCTTCACGGGCTGGCGAAGGCAGATTCAAATTCGCGCCTCACCCCGGCGCGGCGAGG